One segment of Nostoc flagelliforme CCNUN1 DNA contains the following:
- a CDS encoding iron uptake porin — translation MSNILWKSLVVSPAVLGATLLVSATAIAAPNKTTVVSPAAQPGVTEVAQQPEILAQTTIDQVNRYSNEGTQNNSQSQVTSVSQFSDVQPTDWAFQALQSLVERYGCIAGYPNATYRGNRALTRYEFAAGLNACLDRVNELIATATADLVTKQDLATLQRLQEEFSAELATLRGRVDSLEARTAELEANQFSTTTKLVGEAIFAVSDAFGGNTGDANNTVFQNRVRLDLQTSFTGRDVLHTRLAAGNAQAFSLRDNAGNPLNVLNSVDAEGTQTFQVGAGNGGNSVNIDRLTYEAPIGPAQVYLAASGGRHSHYAAVNNPYFFDQTDGGNGALSTFASESPIYRIGGGAGIALNLPLGQGGGILGNSSITAGYLASQANDPGINNLSSGLTNGNYAALGQLNFSVGDRLALAATYVHGYNAGAGSLFNSGSTSNPEIVAVGTGQANTLLGAGSSNSYGVSAAFRPSDKLSVSGFVSYHDVTGFGADDDYEAWSYGAGVALADFGKQGNVLGFFAGAQPYSFNRTGLPAGVVGNDIPYQFEGFYKYRVSDNISVTPGVIWLTSPGQNSENDDAIIGTLRTTFTF, via the coding sequence ATGTCTAATATATTGTGGAAATCCCTAGTGGTTAGCCCAGCAGTTTTGGGAGCGACATTGTTAGTTTCGGCAACAGCGATTGCGGCTCCAAACAAAACAACTGTTGTATCACCAGCCGCACAACCAGGTGTAACTGAAGTTGCCCAACAGCCAGAAATATTGGCTCAAACAACCATAGACCAAGTTAACCGCTACAGCAACGAAGGCACCCAAAATAACTCTCAGTCTCAAGTAACATCGGTTTCTCAATTTTCCGACGTACAACCCACTGACTGGGCATTCCAAGCATTGCAGTCCTTGGTTGAGCGCTATGGTTGTATTGCAGGTTACCCAAATGCTACTTATCGCGGTAACCGTGCTTTAACCCGTTATGAATTTGCGGCTGGTTTGAACGCCTGTTTGGATCGAGTTAACGAATTGATTGCCACAGCAACAGCTGACTTGGTGACCAAACAAGATTTAGCTACCTTACAACGGTTACAAGAAGAATTTTCCGCAGAATTGGCAACCCTACGCGGTCGCGTAGATTCCCTAGAAGCGCGGACTGCTGAATTGGAAGCTAATCAGTTCTCCACTACTACCAAACTAGTCGGTGAAGCTATTTTTGCTGTTAGTGATGCCTTTGGCGGTAACACAGGCGATGCTAATAATACTGTCTTCCAAAACAGAGTCCGTTTAGACTTACAAACCAGCTTCACTGGTAGAGACGTTTTGCACACCCGTCTCGCAGCCGGTAATGCACAAGCCTTTTCACTAAGGGATAACGCTGGTAATCCTCTCAATGTTCTCAATAGCGTTGATGCCGAAGGCACACAAACATTTCAAGTCGGTGCTGGTAATGGTGGCAATAGCGTCAATATAGACCGATTGACTTATGAAGCTCCCATAGGTCCAGCTCAAGTTTACCTCGCAGCTAGTGGCGGACGACACAGCCATTACGCAGCCGTCAACAACCCTTACTTTTTTGATCAAACTGACGGTGGTAATGGTGCTTTATCCACCTTTGCTTCTGAAAGTCCCATCTATCGGATTGGTGGCGGTGCAGGTATAGCGCTCAATCTACCCCTTGGTCAAGGTGGCGGTATTCTGGGAAATAGCTCAATCACTGCGGGTTACTTGGCATCACAAGCTAATGATCCTGGTATTAATAATCTTAGTTCTGGTCTGACCAACGGCAACTATGCTGCTTTAGGACAATTGAACTTTAGTGTTGGCGATCGTTTAGCTTTAGCTGCTACCTATGTCCACGGATATAATGCAGGCGCTGGTTCTTTATTCAACTCGGGTTCCACGTCAAACCCAGAGATTGTTGCAGTAGGTACTGGACAAGCTAACACTTTACTAGGCGCAGGTTCCAGTAACTCCTACGGTGTGTCGGCTGCATTTAGACCCAGCGACAAGCTGTCAGTTAGTGGTTTCGTCTCTTACCACGATGTCACAGGCTTTGGTGCAGATGATGATTATGAAGCTTGGTCATACGGCGCTGGGGTTGCTTTAGCTGACTTTGGTAAACAGGGTAACGTTCTAGGTTTCTTTGCTGGTGCACAGCCCTATTCCTTTAACCGGACAGGTTTACCTGCTGGTGTTGTTGGTAATGATATACCTTATCAATTTGAAGGCTTCTACAAGTATCGCGTGTCGGATAACATCTCTGTTACCCCTGGTGTCATCTGGTTGACCTCTCCTGGTCAAAACAGCGAGAACGATGATGCTATTATCGGTACGCTCAGAACAACTTTCACCTTCTAG
- a CDS encoding 4a-hydroxytetrahydrobiopterin dehydratase: protein MAQLLTEAEIQESAKVLSGWTVEGSKLQITRTFKDFIQAIEFVNKLVEPAESAGHHPDIEISYNKVKITLTTHDAGGLTQADFDVAQAISQIN, encoded by the coding sequence ATGGCACAACTACTCACTGAGGCGGAAATTCAAGAAAGTGCAAAGGTTCTGTCAGGTTGGACTGTTGAAGGCTCCAAGTTGCAAATTACCCGCACATTCAAGGATTTTATCCAAGCAATTGAGTTTGTCAATAAGCTGGTGGAGCCTGCTGAGTCGGCAGGACATCATCCAGATATAGAGATTTCCTACAACAAAGTGAAGATTACACTCACAACACATGATGCAGGTGGGCTAACGCAGGCTGACTTTGATGTAGCGCAGGCGATTTCCCAAATTAACTAA